One Syntrophus gentianae DNA window includes the following coding sequences:
- the groES gene encoding co-chaperone GroES: protein MNIRPLQDRVIVKRLEEEQKTKGGIIIPDTAKEKPIEGEVVAAGKGKVTEDGKILPLDVKVGDRVLFSKYGGTEVKVEGEEYLIMREDDILGIVEK from the coding sequence ATGAACATCAGGCCATTACAGGACAGAGTCATCGTTAAGAGACTGGAGGAGGAGCAGAAAACAAAGGGAGGGATCATCATCCCCGATACGGCGAAAGAGAAACCTATCGAAGGCGAGGTCGTTGCTGCGGGTAAAGGGAAAGTTACGGAAGACGGCAAGATTCTTCCTCTGGATGTGAAGGTCGGCGATCGCGTACTGTTCAGCAAATATGGCGGTACGGAAGTCAAGGTTGAAGGTGAGGAGTATCTCATCATGAGGGAAGACGATATTCTGGGAATCGTGGAGAAATAA
- a CDS encoding DEAD/DEAH box helicase, with the protein MSGLEDLEKLSLQEWLFRLERNPRFQENVAAFRHWPAEPGRYAPFPTWMHPGLRTVLEKRGIHQLYSHQGEAVEAICTGQDVVLVTPTASGKTLCYNLPVLQSILDSPETRALYLFPTKALAQDQRHEISGLIQELKADIKTFTYDGDTPDDARQAIRRQGHVVVTNPDMLHAGILPHHTKWQKLFMNLRYVVIDELHVYRGIFGSHLANVIRRLVRICRFYGQDPVFICCSATVANPREHAEAILERPVRLIASSGAPTAAKTFILYNPPIVNRELGIRQSALTPARHLASDLIRQGIQTIVFTTSRLNVEILTRYLKDQVKKGHTVPGSDDVVTGYRGGYLPNLRRRIEAGLRNRSILGVVSTNALELGIDIGDLEACFMVGYPGSIASTWQQAGRAGRRQGESLAVLIARSAPMDQFLAENPEYFFARSPEFCRISPDNLLILLHHIKSAAFELPFEQGERFGKEDLMELLAYLEEKGVLHREGQRWHWAAESYPADEVSLRSINPENVVVVDATETGKPVVIAEVDWDSAFTAVHDEAIYMMESQQYHVDKLDLERKKAYVRRVEVDYYTDAMTYTHVRVIDVFQRKPGHSVFVEHGEVQVVRKVVGYKKIKFYTAENLGYGDVNLPEKDMHTTSYWFTIPRGLLRDLPFTQAEIIDGLSGLAYSLHHLAAMILMADIRDIDTCIGDKSGEFFLSSGRNGRALVSASLQGKENPEIQAPLRLDDFDPTLFLFDAYPGGIGFSELLFEEHDRLLNSARQLIRGCPCTQGCPSCVGPTLEVGAGGKEAALAILNLIADEIPLH; encoded by the coding sequence ATGAGTGGATTAGAGGACTTAGAAAAGCTTTCCCTGCAGGAATGGCTGTTCCGGTTGGAGCGGAACCCGCGGTTTCAGGAGAATGTGGCGGCCTTTCGTCACTGGCCGGCTGAGCCGGGGAGGTACGCACCCTTCCCGACCTGGATGCATCCCGGATTGCGGACTGTTTTAGAAAAGCGCGGAATTCATCAACTGTACAGCCATCAGGGCGAGGCGGTTGAAGCCATCTGTACCGGGCAGGATGTCGTACTCGTCACGCCGACGGCCAGCGGGAAAACCCTCTGCTACAACCTTCCAGTGCTGCAGTCGATTTTGGATAGCCCGGAAACGCGGGCCCTCTATCTCTTTCCCACCAAAGCCCTGGCCCAGGATCAGAGGCACGAAATCTCCGGCCTCATCCAGGAACTGAAGGCGGACATCAAGACCTTCACTTACGACGGCGACACCCCCGACGACGCCCGTCAGGCCATCCGCAGGCAGGGTCATGTGGTGGTGACCAATCCGGACATGCTTCATGCCGGAATCCTGCCCCACCACACCAAGTGGCAGAAGCTTTTCATGAACCTCCGCTATGTCGTCATCGACGAACTCCATGTCTATCGGGGGATCTTCGGCTCCCACCTGGCCAATGTCATCAGGCGTCTCGTCCGGATCTGCCGCTTTTACGGCCAGGACCCCGTCTTTATCTGCTGCTCGGCCACCGTTGCCAACCCCCGGGAGCATGCGGAAGCCATCCTGGAGCGGCCGGTCCGGCTTATCGCTTCCAGCGGAGCCCCCACGGCGGCCAAGACTTTCATCCTGTATAATCCGCCCATCGTGAACCGGGAACTGGGAATCAGGCAGTCGGCTCTCACCCCGGCCCGTCATCTTGCTTCCGATCTGATCCGGCAGGGAATCCAGACGATCGTCTTTACGACGAGCCGCCTTAACGTGGAGATCCTGACCCGCTATCTGAAGGATCAGGTCAAAAAAGGCCACACCGTTCCTGGAAGTGATGACGTCGTGACCGGCTACCGGGGCGGCTATCTTCCCAATCTCCGTCGCCGGATCGAGGCGGGACTGCGCAACCGCTCCATACTGGGCGTCGTCAGCACCAACGCCCTCGAACTGGGCATCGATATCGGCGACCTGGAGGCCTGCTTCATGGTCGGCTATCCAGGCTCCATCGCCAGCACCTGGCAGCAGGCAGGACGGGCCGGGCGGCGCCAGGGAGAGAGTCTGGCCGTACTGATCGCCCGCAGTGCCCCCATGGATCAGTTTCTCGCCGAGAATCCGGAATACTTCTTTGCCCGCTCTCCGGAATTCTGTCGCATTTCTCCCGACAATCTGCTCATTCTCCTCCATCATATCAAAAGTGCGGCCTTTGAACTGCCCTTTGAACAGGGAGAGCGCTTCGGCAAGGAGGATCTGATGGAACTCCTGGCCTACTTGGAGGAGAAAGGCGTCCTCCATCGGGAAGGGCAACGCTGGCACTGGGCGGCGGAGAGCTATCCCGCCGATGAAGTCAGTCTGCGTTCCATCAATCCCGAAAATGTCGTGGTCGTTGATGCGACGGAAACGGGAAAGCCGGTCGTCATCGCGGAAGTGGACTGGGACAGCGCCTTTACCGCTGTTCATGACGAGGCCATCTATATGATGGAGTCCCAGCAGTATCACGTGGACAAGCTGGATCTGGAACGGAAGAAAGCCTATGTCCGCAGGGTCGAGGTGGATTACTACACGGATGCCATGACCTATACCCATGTGCGGGTCATCGACGTATTTCAAAGAAAACCCGGCCACTCGGTTTTTGTGGAGCATGGGGAGGTTCAAGTGGTGCGCAAGGTGGTGGGTTACAAGAAAATCAAGTTCTATACGGCGGAGAATCTGGGATATGGGGATGTCAACCTTCCGGAAAAGGATATGCACACCACGAGTTACTGGTTCACGATCCCCCGGGGGCTTCTGAGGGACCTGCCATTTACCCAGGCCGAGATCATCGACGGCCTCTCCGGTCTAGCCTACAGTCTTCACCATCTGGCGGCGATGATACTGATGGCCGATATCCGGGATATCGACACCTGTATCGGCGACAAGAGCGGGGAATTTTTTCTCTCTTCGGGCAGGAACGGGCGGGCTCTTGTCTCCGCTTCGTTGCAGGGAAAGGAAAATCCGGAGATACAGGCGCCCCTTCGTCTGGACGACTTCGATCCCACCCTTTTTCTCTTCGATGCCTATCCAGGCGGGATCGGCTTTTCGGAACTTCTCTTCGAAGAACACGATCGGCTGTTGAACTCAGCCCGTCAGCTCATTCGCGGCTGTCCCTGCACCCAGGGATGTCCGAGCTGCGTGGGGCCGACTCTCGAAGTCGGTGCGGGGGGAAAGGAAGCGGCCTTGGCCATCCTGAACCTGATCGCCGATGAGATTCCCCTTCATTGA
- the groL gene encoding chaperonin GroEL (60 kDa chaperone family; promotes refolding of misfolded polypeptides especially under stressful conditions; forms two stacked rings of heptamers to form a barrel-shaped 14mer; ends can be capped by GroES; misfolded proteins enter the barrel where they are refolded when GroES binds), translating to MGAKLLQYDEEARKSILNGVNTLADAVKVTLGPKGRNVIIDKAFGAPTVTKDGVTVAKEIELEDKFENMGAQMVREVASKTSDVAGDGTTTATILAQAIYREGAKTVAAGSNPMDVKRGIEKAVAAVVAELKAISKPTKDQKEIAQVGTISANNDETIGNIIAEAMGKVGKEGVITVEEAKGLETELEIVEGMQFDRGYLSPYFVTNPEKMEVILEDCLILIYDKKISGMKDLLPILEQIAKMGRPLLIISEDIEGEALATLVVNKIRGTLHVAAVKAPGFGDRRKAMLEDIAILTGGTVISEDMGYKLENTRMEDLGRAKRIQIDKDNTTIIDGAGERAALEGRVKQIRAQIDETTSDYDREKLQERLAKLVGGVAVIKVGAATETEMKEKKARVEDALNATRAAVEEGIVPGGGVAYIRTLPILVELKLEGDEQVGVNIVRKALEEPLKMIAANAGMEGTIVVEKVKEQTGAFGFNARTDVYEDMIEAGVIDPTKVTRFALQNAASVASLMLTTQCMIAEKPEEKGAAMPGMPPGGGYPGMGM from the coding sequence ATGGGTGCAAAGTTACTGCAGTACGATGAAGAAGCAAGAAAATCCATCCTGAACGGTGTCAACACCCTGGCTGATGCCGTCAAGGTAACGCTTGGTCCTAAGGGACGCAATGTCATTATCGATAAAGCCTTTGGCGCACCGACCGTCACCAAGGACGGTGTGACTGTTGCGAAGGAAATTGAACTGGAAGACAAATTTGAAAACATGGGAGCCCAGATGGTTCGGGAAGTGGCCAGCAAAACCAGCGATGTGGCGGGTGACGGAACGACGACCGCCACGATCCTCGCCCAGGCCATCTATCGCGAAGGGGCAAAAACCGTTGCCGCCGGGAGCAATCCCATGGATGTCAAACGCGGGATCGAAAAAGCCGTGGCTGCCGTTGTCGCTGAATTGAAGGCCATCAGCAAACCCACCAAGGACCAGAAAGAAATCGCCCAGGTAGGGACCATCTCCGCCAACAACGATGAAACCATCGGCAACATCATTGCGGAAGCCATGGGAAAGGTCGGCAAGGAAGGCGTCATCACCGTTGAAGAGGCCAAAGGCCTGGAGACGGAACTGGAGATCGTCGAAGGAATGCAGTTCGACCGCGGTTATCTCTCTCCCTATTTCGTCACCAATCCGGAAAAGATGGAAGTCATTCTGGAAGACTGCCTCATTCTCATTTATGATAAGAAGATAAGCGGCATGAAAGACCTGCTTCCGATCCTCGAACAGATTGCGAAGATGGGCAGACCGCTGCTGATCATCTCTGAAGATATCGAAGGTGAAGCGCTGGCGACCCTCGTCGTCAACAAGATCCGCGGAACCCTCCATGTGGCCGCCGTCAAGGCCCCGGGATTCGGCGATCGCCGCAAGGCCATGCTGGAAGACATTGCCATTCTTACGGGTGGCACGGTCATTTCTGAAGACATGGGCTACAAGCTGGAGAACACCCGTATGGAAGACCTTGGGCGAGCCAAGAGAATCCAGATCGACAAAGACAATACCACCATTATCGACGGCGCAGGCGAGAGGGCGGCGCTGGAAGGCCGGGTGAAACAGATCCGCGCCCAGATCGATGAAACCACCTCCGATTATGACCGGGAAAAACTCCAGGAAAGACTGGCGAAACTGGTCGGCGGCGTGGCGGTCATCAAGGTCGGTGCGGCAACGGAAACGGAAATGAAGGAGAAGAAAGCCCGTGTCGAAGACGCCCTGAACGCAACAAGGGCGGCCGTGGAAGAGGGGATTGTTCCCGGTGGTGGCGTGGCCTATATCCGCACTCTGCCGATCCTGGTAGAACTGAAGCTGGAAGGGGACGAGCAGGTCGGTGTGAACATCGTCCGCAAGGCCCTGGAAGAACCTTTGAAGATGATTGCCGCCAATGCCGGCATGGAAGGAACCATCGTGGTGGAGAAGGTCAAGGAGCAGACCGGTGCGTTCGGCTTCAATGCCCGGACGGATGTCTATGAAGACATGATCGAAGCCGGCGTCATCGATCCCACCAAGGTGACCCGTTTCGCCCTCCAGAATGCCGCCAGTGTGGCTTCCCTCATGCTGACCACCCAGTGCATGATTGCCGAGAAACCGGAAGAGAAGGGCGCCGCAATGCCCGGTATGCCTCCCGGAGGCGGTTACCCCGGCATGGGCATGTAA